One genomic region from Flexistipes sp. encodes:
- a CDS encoding molybdenum cofactor biosynthesis protein MoaE — MENISVKIDKINDISELYRQFYKDTSDSTGTILVHHGKAKYPGKYVKDYSEIKLYEKTPEAEKVLKEKASEIFKKYNLNSLLAVHNIGTIYKNDPILFLAVEAKDRETGFKGMRELLEFIKSEKFLGLEEIK; from the coding sequence ATGGAAAACATTAGCGTAAAAATTGATAAAATAAATGATATATCTGAGCTTTACAGGCAATTTTACAAAGATACATCTGATTCTACAGGGACAATATTAGTACATCACGGTAAAGCAAAATATCCGGGAAAATATGTAAAAGATTATTCTGAAATAAAACTTTATGAAAAAACTCCCGAAGCTGAAAAGGTTCTTAAAGAAAAAGCCAGTGAAATTTTCAAAAAATACAATCTCAATTCTCTGCTGGCCGTTCACAATATCGGAACAATTTACAAAAACGACCCGATACTTTTTCTGGCAGTGGAAGCAAAAGACAGAGAAACCGGTTTTAAAGGGATGCGGGAACTTCTGGAATTTATAAAATCAGAAAAATTTTTAGGATTGGAAGAAATAAAATAA
- a CDS encoding cold shock domain-containing protein: MSNTGTVKWFNDSKGYGFITGSDGEDVFVHYSAISMEGFKSLKEGDEVEFEVVEGPKGPQAANVVKV, translated from the coding sequence ATGAGTAACACAGGTACAGTGAAATGGTTTAATGATTCAAAGGGGTACGGTTTTATAACTGGCTCAGACGGCGAGGATGTTTTTGTGCACTATTCCGCAATTTCAATGGAAGGTTTCAAGTCCTTGAAAGAAGGCGACGAAGTGGAATTTGAAGTTGTTGAAGGTCCCAAAGGTCCTCAGGCAGCTAATGTTGTTAAGGTATAG
- a CDS encoding DUF2905 domain-containing protein: MPGVPDFAKLLIIIGLVIAGIGIVLLFGGKFGLGKLPGDILIKKDDFTFYFPIVTSIIISIILTVLFNIFFRK; the protein is encoded by the coding sequence ATGCCCGGAGTACCCGACTTTGCTAAATTACTCATAATCATCGGTCTGGTAATAGCAGGAATCGGAATTGTTTTGCTTTTCGGCGGAAAATTCGGGTTGGGGAAACTTCCAGGAGATATTCTAATAAAAAAAGATGATTTTACTTTTTATTTCCCGATAGTTACTTCAATTATTATAAGTATTATTCTTACAGTCTTGTTTAATATTTTTTTCAGAAAATAA
- a CDS encoding epoxyqueuosine reductase QueH, whose translation MKVLMHQCCAPCSIYTSKILHENFEAVYGFFYNPNIHPVTEFYKRLESVSEFNDENNIKSIIDEYYGLEEFTRNAVYREDNRCMYCYSSRIEKCAQIASKGKFDYFTTSLLYSKFQNHELIAELCEAAAKKYNTNFFYYDFREGWKEGIEKSKEMDMYRQQYCGCIYSEEDRYRKQLSKRFNYSKANEKSGAV comes from the coding sequence ATGAAAGTACTTATGCACCAATGCTGCGCACCCTGTTCAATATACACATCAAAAATTCTCCATGAAAACTTTGAAGCAGTTTACGGCTTTTTCTACAATCCAAACATACATCCGGTAACAGAGTTTTACAAAAGACTGGAAAGTGTATCTGAATTCAACGATGAAAACAATATAAAGTCGATAATAGATGAGTACTACGGATTGGAAGAATTTACCAGAAATGCAGTTTACAGGGAAGACAACAGATGCATGTACTGCTATTCATCCAGGATTGAAAAATGTGCACAAATAGCATCAAAGGGAAAGTTCGATTACTTTACAACTTCATTATTATACAGCAAATTCCAGAACCACGAACTTATAGCTGAATTATGTGAAGCTGCGGCAAAAAAATACAACACAAATTTTTTCTATTACGATTTCAGAGAAGGGTGGAAAGAAGGAATAGAAAAAAGCAAAGAGATGGATATGTACAGGCAGCAATACTGTGGGTGCATTTACAGTGAAGAGGACAGATACCGGAAACAGTTATCAAAGCGCTTCAATTACAGCAAAGCAAATGAAAAATCAGGAGCAGTTTAG